The genomic window AGATCGCGAGCGCCGAATAGTTGTCCTGGTCGCTGCGGTCGGCTTGCTGCACGCCCGCTTCGAGGCGCTCGAGCCAGGCCTGGGCGCCGCTGCAGCCGACCACGCTGCGCGCCATCGCAACATCGTCGAAGGCCGACCACAGGCCGTCGCTGCACAGCAGCAGCGCATCGCCGGAAGCGAGCACTTGCGGGGTTTGCAGGACCTCGAAGTCGAAGCCTTCGGGCGAGCCGAGCGCCGAAGTCAGCTGCCCCGAGGCGGTGACGGTCGCCTTCAGTCCGGCGTCGCGCAAGCGCTGTTCGAGGCTTTGATCGCGCGTGCGCCCGAGCAATCGGGCGTCATGCCAGTGGTACAGGCGCGAATCGCCGGCATGGGCCCACAGCGCCGCTCCGCTGTACAGGTCGAGCAGCAGCACGACGATGGTGGTGCGCATGTCGGCAGTCAGGGTGCCGGCAACCTGTTGCGCGGCGACTGCATCGTTCGCCCCCTGGACAAGCTGTTGAAGCGCATTCAAGCTGACCTCGGGATGGAGCGCGAAGGCTTCAAGCACATGCGTCACGGCCGTGCGCGATGCCGCCTGGCCGCCGCCGTGCCCGCCAGCGCCATCGCACAGGACGGCCACCACGCAGCCGGCGCCTTCCCAATAGCCGAACGCATCTTCGTTGCACGGGCGCCGGCCGGTTTGCGACAGCGCGGCGAACGCGACGCTCAACGCCCGTTCGGCCATGGAGCCTCCGGCGGTGTGGGGTTGGCGTCGTCGCCGAGGTGCGACTGGGCTTCATAGGCACGCAGGAATTCCCGTCCAAAGATCGTCTCGAAGTCGTCATCCAGGTGCTCGAGCAACTGAGCGTGCTGCATTCGGTGGCGCTGCCAGAGGGCCGCGGCGCGGAGCAAGGGCAGGCGAGACATACCGTGCGCCGGCCCCTCCCCGTTCTCGGCTGCCTCGGGACCCAGCCGGGAGAAGAGCTCGAACACCGCCGCGCGCATGCCGGCCACCATCGCCACTTGGTGTATCAGCAGGTCGTGATGCGCGTCGTGCAACGCCGCCACGGGGTCGAGGAAGCCGGGGCTCGCGTCACGCTGCAGCATTCGAGTCAACGCTTCGGTCGCGTCCGGCGAGAACTTCAGGGGGTTGTTCTGGCGCGGCGCGATGTGCGTACCCTCGGCGCGCATGTGGCGTTTCGCGACCGCGCGGCTTTGCAGCAGCGCAAGCGTGCCTTCAGCCGTCGCCCGCAGCAGCGCGCCGAGGTGTTCCATCCAGGCCGGCGTGAGCAGCGCCACCGGGGCGCCAAGGCCGGCGCCGCGAGCGAAAGCCGCCGCAAGCTCAAGCAGTTCTGGCGCCTGCGTTGCCGAAGGTCGCGCGACGCTCTGCGCTGCAGGGATTTCTGCGGGGGTCGGGTGCAAGCCCGAGGCAGCCGGACGGCCAGCTGGCGCCGACGCCGGCGGAAAAGACGCTGGCGGTGTCGATCCGGCTGCCGCGGCGGGCGGTGGCCGGGATGTCACTACTGGCACAGGGGCCTGCAGGGGCGGCGTTGCCGGTGGCATCAAGGGCGCACTCGGCAACGGTGTGGCGGTGCGCACGACATGCCGACTCGTCTGCCAGGACACCACCGCGCTGGTTGCCGCCGCCTCGGGCGAAGGTGCAATGGCCGGCAGCGGCGATTCGGCAGCGAGCGGATCGAGCGCTTCGTCCAGATCGAACCAGCGATCCAGACGCGAGCGCTGCGCAGCCGTCGCCGCCACGGGCTCGACGGCGAGCTCGAACCCGCCGATGCGCAAGCGGTCGCCTACCAACAGGGCATGTTCGCCGCCCGGGTCGAGCTGCATGCCGTTCACCCACAAGGGTGCGCTGCTGCTGATGCAGCGTACGCGCGCGGCCTGGCCGACCGCGATCACTTGTGCATGCTGGCGCGACACCATGCGCAGCGGGTCAGCCAGCGCCAGGCCGCAATCGACGGAGCGGCCGATCGTGAGGCCCTCGGGCGGCAACGCAAGCGCCGTCGCATCGGGTTCGGTGGCGCCAGGTCGGCGCGTGACACGCAGCGCGATCATGGCGATTTCGAATTCAGCCGAGGGCACGCCACAAGTCGGCCTGAACTCGGCGGGCATCGATGCTCGGCGTGAGTTGTTCGATCACGCGGGCGACGAATTGCTCGCGGGTCTGCGAATTCGCTGCGCAGCGCTTGGCAACCACCCGCGCAATCGGGCCCAGCGAGGAAAGGAGTGCGGCGGCGGCCCTGTCGACATCACCCTGGCGCATCGGCACGCCGCTAGGCGCTTCGCCGCCGGCCTGAGTGGCCTGGGATTGGGTGGCCGCTGCCGATACCGCAGCATTAGTGCGGGGCGCGCCGGCCTTGGCCAAAAAGCGCTCGCGCGCTTCAAAATCGACGATCGAGCCGGCGACGGCCTGGCGCACTGCCGCCAGCGAGGTCAACCCGCGTGCGGCGCGGCGCACCAGCACGCGCGCCACAGGCCCGACATGCTCGGCCAGTTCGCGTTCGACCTGCGCCAGCGCCGCAGTGTCCCATCCGGTGGGCACAGGGACCGATGACGCGCCGGTGCCGGGCAGCGACTTCGAGGGCGTCGGGGAAATCGATGCCGAGCTGCCTGGCGACGCGGCCGGTCGGAACTCCGGCCCGCAGGAGCCGGACGAGCCACGCTCCGGGGCGACGGCCGGTTTCGCCTCAAGGCCTTCGTGCCGGGGAGCAAGCACGATGTCGGCCGGGAGCACGTCTGGCAACGCCTGCGTGGCAAGCGCCGTCAGCGCCGTTCGCATCGCCAGGGCGCTCGAATAGCGCTGCGCCGGATCCTTCGCCAGCGCTCGGTCGAGCACCGCATCGAACGGCTCAAGCGCGACGTCGTTCATTACCTGGCTCAGCGGCTTGTGCGGCTCGTAGACGATCTTGTACATGATCGCCTGGTCCGTGCCGGAAAACGGCGTCGACCCGCTCAGCATCTGATAAAGCAGCACGCCCGCCGAGAACACATCGACGCGCCGGTCAACGTCGCGGTCGGTGTACTGCTCAGGGGCGATGTAGCCGGGCGACCCGATGACAGAAGTGCCGCGGGTCAGATTCGACGATTCGGTTCGCGCGATACCAAAATCGGTGATCTTGAGGCGCCCGTCATCGGCAATCAGCAGATTCTCCGGCTTGATATCGCGGTGCACGATGCCGCGCTCGTGGGCGTAATGCAAGCCGTCGAGCAGTTGCAGCATCAGGCACAGCACGTGCGCGACCTCAAGCTTGCGCGGCGCCTGGATATAGTCGCGCAGGTTTCGCCCGGCGACGTACTCCATGACGATATAGGCGCAGTCGTTTTCTTCGCCGAACTGGTAGACCTGGACGATGTTGCGGTGCGTCAGTCGCCCTGCCGCCTTGGCTTCTACACGAAAGCGCGCTGCCACGTTCGGTTCGTCGTCGCTCGATTCGAGCAGGCGACGGTGGATCGTCTTGATCGCCACCGGACGGTCGATGGCTGGGTCGTGCGCCAGGTACACCATGCCCATCGCGCCCGAGCCGATCACGCCGCGGATCAGGTACGGACCGACACAAGATGGGGTGGGTGCGGTCATATGCGTGATGAAAGCTTAGGCGTCGAGCATTTTTATGGCCTGATCGAGGCTGTGACGCATGCGCGTAAACGAATGCGCTAGCGTCCCGATTTCGTCACGCCCATGCGTCGCGAATTCCGGGACATCGAGCTCGCCCAGGCTGACGCGGTTGGCCAGCTTTGACAGGGCCGTCACCGGTCGGATCACGAGCAGGTAGAGCATTAGGTTCAACACAATGCCGATGGCTACGAAAATGCCTATGAGCGAAGCCATGAAGACCTTGAAAGCCTGCCCGGCGCGCGCTAGCGGCACCACCATGGGCACCGACACCACCTGCGCGCCGACCACTTCATTCATCTGCCAGCCGAAACCATTGGCCTGACCGTATTTGTCGATCAGCGTGCGCGGCGCCGCCTCGACCGTGCTGTGGCATTGCAGGCAGGCGGCGTTCGTGATGCGCAACGGGCGCGCGATGTAGAGCGTCCGCCCGGTACCCGACTCGCGCTCGCCAACGAACTCCTTCTGGTCGGCCTGGCTGCGAAAACGATTCACGATGTCGGCTTCCCAGTCGACCGCCCGATCGCGCGGGTTGGTCGGATTTAGGGTCGCTTCCTTGTAGTGGAAGTCGGGGAAGCTTTTGGCCAGCGTCGCCAGCACTTCGGTGGCGGCATAGGCCGGTATCGTCTGGGGCAGGAAGGTGTACTTCATCTGCGTTTCAAGCAGCGGGCGGATTTGGTCGTTGGTGTAAGTGCGTATCGCCACCGCCTTTTCCATCGTCAGGCGCGCGTGGTCGAGCACTTCCTGCTTGGCGTTGCTTTGCAGTAGGTCATAGGAAACCTTGCCGGCACCGATCACACCGGCGACGAAGACAACTAAGAAGATCAGATTGAACTTAAGTAGAAGGCGCATGAAAGGTTCTCCAGTTCTGGCTGTCAGCAGTCGCTAGGTTGCGGCAAGACGCGCGGCGGTTCACTATGGTTTACCCCTGCCGGCATTGGTGGCCGCCGCGGCGGCGGCGCGGACGGCCTGGCGTGTGGCCTCCCGTGCGCGCCGGCGCTCAGCCTCTTCTGCGATGCGGCGCGCATAACCCTCGGGGTCTGCATAGGGTTCCCATTCGGGGTGCTGCGCTAGACCGGCCTTGGCCGCCGCGCGGAAGGTCAGGTCGGCTGCGCGTGGCCGCCACAACGGCAGCAGCGGCAGGCGAAGCGCCGGCTCGGTGCGCAGCCAGGCGGCCACATCGGTGTAAGCAATCTCGCCTAGCGCCTTGGGTTGGACGTTGCGCTTGGCGAACTGCTCGCCGCGCGCGGGCAGCCGGTCCCGGAACTGGCGTGGCACCTTGGCCAGGAACTCAGGCGCGGCACGTCGCGCGACCGTCGGTGCGGCCCCTTCACGCCTTTGTGCGAAGTCACCGCTGGCCAGTTGCGCGACGGTGCGCCCACCATCGCGCGGCGTCAGCTTGGCGGCGCCGCTTTCCAGGAACACCTCGTATTGCGTGCCTGTCGTGTAGACGACGATGGTGGCTGCCTGCGTCGCGATCTCGAAGGCAGGGCTTGCGTAACTGAAGGCCCCGCCGCTGCTGGTCTTGAGCCAGCCCTGGAGCAGATACAGCGGCTGCGGCGTCAGCCCCTTGCCAACGCGAGGCCGCAACATCAGCCTGGTCGATTCACCGACACCGACAAGGACCCCTGCGGGAAGTTCGATCTGGACGAAAGCACCGGGTGCTGTCTCGATGATGTCCTGCTCATTCAACGCCACGCCCTCGGCGAGCGTGTAGCGCGTGATCTGGCGGATCAGCGTGGCGCCGCCTTCGACGATGCCGACCACGCCGGTAGGGTGCGCGCAGGCCAGCGACAACGCGAGTAGGCTGTCAACGCACGGTTGCGCGCAGGCCAGTGACCACGAGAGCAGGCTGGCGACGCACAGCAGGGGCGACCTGAACGATATTCTTGTGAGCCGCACGACGTTACCTCCGCTGAAAGGGAGCATCATTGGACTGGTTGTCAGCCAAATGACAGCCTCAATGTTACTCAAGTCCCGCGCAGTGCGTTTGTATTTCTGCTGAAGAGAGCCCATCACAGGGGTCACCGAGCGCCCCGGTCAAGCAATCGATTGCCGAGCTCCCGTGCGCTAACTGACCAGCGCCCTGGGTTTGGCCATGGCGCCCGCCGGTACCCCAGCGGCGATGATTGCGCGGCTGAACGCCGAGATCAACAAGGCCTTGGCAGAAACGGCGCTTCCCAGCAACCATCACGGTCCGCCTTGCGACCGCCGTTCAGGCAGCCTGCTGCGACCCCAGAATCGCCTGCTTATTGATTCGGCCCTTTGAAGTCACTACTATTTTGTCATCTTACTGAGGGAAGTTTGTGTGGAAAGTTAAGACTTTACAGGGCCGGAGCAATAGGGGCCACGCCGCCGATAATGTCGCCGACGATGATGACCGCGGGGCTGGCGAACTGCTCACGCGCTATGGTGGCGTTAAGTTCGCCCAGGGTGGTCACCGCGTGGCGCTGGTCGGGCAGGCTGGTGCGCTGAACCACCGCCACGGGCGTGGAGGCCGGTAGGCCGGCGAGGGACTCCTGCTGGATGCGCGCCGCTGACGCTCATGTAAATCACGAGCGTGAGCTTGGCCGCTTGTGTCGCATCGGCCATTGATGAGCGTGATTTTGGTAGGGACAAGTGCCAGTTTCTCAAACAGGACACGTACAGGCTACCTTTACAACCAGCCATTTCCCCCAATACCTCCTGAACCCCTGCTCGAATCTTCCTCTCTCGCCTCAAGCGGGGGTGGGGAGGAGGAGCACAGCAAAAGGAAGCCCGTAGGTTTTGCGCCTTATCTTAGGGGTGTGTCTTAAAAAGGGAGAAGAAAATCGTTCATTTTCCGTTCATGCAACTAAATTTGACCCCAGTTTGCAAGTAAATCTGGCCCTACTTTTGACCGAACCCATCGAAGGCCTTTCAGGCGGCATAAAACGCCCCCAACAGCGGCGAAACCGTGTGGTCTGGCCTTTGCGCACCCAGACCCGTGCGCTATCACGGGTCAAAGTTGCTTGAAACCGCCATCAAGGGCCAGAATTGCTTGCAGTTCGATCGGCTGAAATTGTCGCTATGGGTGGTTTTTGCGCAATATTGACCCCAATTCAAGGGTTAAATTTACTTGTCTGAACGAATGCTGATGTAACTGGCAATTAAGAAAAGAAGGCGCCGCAAAGCAGCGCA from Polaromonas hydrogenivorans includes these protein-coding regions:
- a CDS encoding serine/threonine-protein kinase, which gives rise to MTAPTPSCVGPYLIRGVIGSGAMGMVYLAHDPAIDRPVAIKTIHRRLLESSDDEPNVAARFRVEAKAAGRLTHRNIVQVYQFGEENDCAYIVMEYVAGRNLRDYIQAPRKLEVAHVLCLMLQLLDGLHYAHERGIVHRDIKPENLLIADDGRLKITDFGIARTESSNLTRGTSVIGSPGYIAPEQYTDRDVDRRVDVFSAGVLLYQMLSGSTPFSGTDQAIMYKIVYEPHKPLSQVMNDVALEPFDAVLDRALAKDPAQRYSSALAMRTALTALATQALPDVLPADIVLAPRHEGLEAKPAVAPERGSSGSCGPEFRPAASPGSSASISPTPSKSLPGTGASSVPVPTGWDTAALAQVERELAEHVGPVARVLVRRAARGLTSLAAVRQAVAGSIVDFEARERFLAKAGAPRTNAAVSAAATQSQATQAGGEAPSGVPMRQGDVDRAAAALLSSLGPIARVVAKRCAANSQTREQFVARVIEQLTPSIDARRVQADLWRALG
- the tagH gene encoding type VI secretion system-associated FHA domain protein TagH, giving the protein MPAEFRPTCGVPSAEFEIAMIALRVTRRPGATEPDATALALPPEGLTIGRSVDCGLALADPLRMVSRQHAQVIAVGQAARVRCISSSAPLWVNGMQLDPGGEHALLVGDRLRIGGFELAVEPVAATAAQRSRLDRWFDLDEALDPLAAESPLPAIAPSPEAAATSAVVSWQTSRHVVRTATPLPSAPLMPPATPPLQAPVPVVTSRPPPAAAAGSTPPASFPPASAPAGRPAASGLHPTPAEIPAAQSVARPSATQAPELLELAAAFARGAGLGAPVALLTPAWMEHLGALLRATAEGTLALLQSRAVAKRHMRAEGTHIAPRQNNPLKFSPDATEALTRMLQRDASPGFLDPVAALHDAHHDLLIHQVAMVAGMRAAVFELFSRLGPEAAENGEGPAHGMSRLPLLRAAALWQRHRMQHAQLLEHLDDDFETIFGREFLRAYEAQSHLGDDANPTPPEAPWPNGR
- a CDS encoding PP2C family protein-serine/threonine phosphatase — encoded protein: MAERALSVAFAALSQTGRRPCNEDAFGYWEGAGCVVAVLCDGAGGHGGGQAASRTAVTHVLEAFALHPEVSLNALQQLVQGANDAVAAQQVAGTLTADMRTTIVVLLLDLYSGAALWAHAGDSRLYHWHDARLLGRTRDQSLEQRLRDAGLKATVTASGQLTSALGSPEGFDFEVLQTPQVLASGDALLLCSDGLWSAFDDVAMARSVVGCSGAQAWLERLEAGVQQADRSDQDNYSALAIWCAAG
- a CDS encoding Tll0287-like domain-containing protein, coding for MRLLLKFNLIFLVVFVAGVIGAGKVSYDLLQSNAKQEVLDHARLTMEKAVAIRTYTNDQIRPLLETQMKYTFLPQTIPAYAATEVLATLAKSFPDFHYKEATLNPTNPRDRAVDWEADIVNRFRSQADQKEFVGERESGTGRTLYIARPLRITNAACLQCHSTVEAAPRTLIDKYGQANGFGWQMNEVVGAQVVSVPMVVPLARAGQAFKVFMASLIGIFVAIGIVLNLMLYLLVIRPVTALSKLANRVSLGELDVPEFATHGRDEIGTLAHSFTRMRHSLDQAIKMLDA